From a single Hevea brasiliensis isolate MT/VB/25A 57/8 unplaced genomic scaffold, ASM3005281v1 Scaf1, whole genome shotgun sequence genomic region:
- the LOC110657019 gene encoding V-type proton ATPase subunit a3 — protein sequence MGEVRGGCCPPMDLFRSEAMQLVQLIIPIESVHLTVSYLGDLGLLQFKDLNSEKSPFQRTYAAQIKKCGEMARKLRFFKEQMEKAGVSPSSKPVTRTDIDMDGLDLKLGELEAELVEMNANNDKLQRTYNELIEYKLVLLKAGEFFSSALSSATAQQREMESRQVGEESLDTPLLADQEISTDSSKQVKLGFLTGLVPKEKSLAFERIIFRATRGNVFIRRAAIEEPVIDPVSGEKTEKNVFVVFYSGERAKTKILKICEAFGANRYPFTEDLGKQNRMIDEVSGRVSELKTTLDSGILHRSNLLQTIGDQFVQWNSMVRKEKSIYHTLNMLSLDVTKKCLVAEGWSPVFASKQIQEALQRAAFDSNSQVGAIFQVLHTKESPPTYFRTNKFTTAFQEIVDAYGVAKYQEANPGVYTIVTFPFLFAVMFGDWGHGICLLLATLIYIIREKKLSGQKLGDITEMTFGGRYVILLMALFSIYTGLIYNEFFSVPFELFGSSAYACRDLSCRDATTEGLIKVGSTYPFGVDPVWHGTRSELPFLNSLKMKMSILLGVAQMNLGIILSYFNAVYFRNGLNIWFQFIPQMIFLNSLFGYLSLLIIVKWCTGSQADLYHVMIYMFLSPTDELGENQLFAGQKIAQQVLLLLALVSVPWMLLPKPLLLKKQHQDRHQGQSYTPLQITEESLQVEVNHDSHGHEEFEFSEVFVHQLIHTIEFVLGAVSNTASYLRLWALSLAHSELSSVFYEKVLLLAWGFNNVIILIVGIIIFIFATIGVLLVMETLSAFLHALRLHWVEFQNKFYEGDGYKFYPFSFALLSDEDD from the exons ATGGGGGAGGTTCGCGGAGGATGCTGTCCGCCGATGGATCTGTTCAGGTCGGAGGCCATGCAACTGGTGCAGCTTATCATCCCTATCGAATCCGTCCATCTCACCGTCTCTTATCTCGGCGACCTCGGTCTCCTTCAGTTCAAAGAT CTCAATTCAGAGAAGAGTCCATTTCAGAGAACTTATGCTGCTCAG ATCAAAAAATGTGGAGAGATGGCACGGAAATTACGATTTTTCAAGGAGCAAATGGAGAAGGCGGGTGTGTCACCTTCATCAAAGCCTGTGACACGAACTGACATTGATATGGATGGCCTAGAT TTAAAACTTGGAGAACTTGAGGCAGAACTCGTGGAAATGAATGCAAATAATGATAAATTACAACGTACTTACAATGAGCTTATAGAATACAAGCTTGTTCTCCTAAAG GCTGGTGAGTTTTTTTCTTCAGCATTAAGCAGCGCAACTGCTCAGCAGAGGGAAATGGAATCACGTCAAGTTGGTGAAGAATCACTAGATACTCCTTTATTAGCAGACCAA GAAATATCAACTGATTCATCAAAGCAAGTAAAGTTGGGGTTTCTCACTGGCCTCGTTCCCAAAGAAAAGTCTTTGGCATTTGAAAGGATTATATTCCGAGCTACCAGGGGCAATGTGTTTATCAGGCGGGCTGCTATTGAGGAGCCTGTAATTGATCCTGTTTCTGGGGAGAAG ACTGAGAAGAACGTATTTGTTGTGTTCTATTCTGGAGAAAGAGCTAAAACCAAAATACTCAAAATATGTGAAGCTTTTGGGGCAAATCGTTATCCTTTCACTGAGGATCTTGGCAAGCAAAACCGGATGATTGATGAG GTCTCAGGAAGAGTCTCAGaattgaagactaccctagattCAGGAATACTTCATAGGAGCAATTTGCTGCAGACTATTGGTGATCAATTTGTGCAGTGGAACTCAATG GTGAGGAAGGAGAAATCCATCTACCACACTCTAAACATGCTTAGTCTTGATGTGACAAAAAAGTGTCTTGTCGCTGAGGGGTGGAGTCCTGTTTTTGCCTCAAAGCAG ATCCAAGAAGCATTGCAACGAGCTGCATTTGATTCCAACTCACAGGTTGGGGCCATTTTCCAGGTTTTGCATACAAAGGAGTCCCCACCTACATATTTTCGCACAAATAAATTTACTACTGCTTTTCAAGAAATTGTTGATGCATATGG GGTGGCCAAGTATCAAGAAGCAAATCCTGGTGTATACACTATCGTTACATTcccttttctttttgctgtcaTGTTTGGTGATTGGGGGCATGGAATATGCTTGTTACTTGCAACCCTAATCTACATAATCAGGGAAAAGAAACTTTCTGGCCAG AAGCTTGGGGATATTACTGAAATGACCTTTGGTGGTCGTTATGTTATCTTGTTGATGGCCCTCTTCTCAATTTACACCGGTTTGATCTATAATGAGTTCTTCTCAGTTCCCTTTGAGCTGTTTGGAAGCTCAGCATATGCATGTCGTGATCTTTCTTGCAG GGATGCTACTACAGAGGGGTTGATTAAGGTGGGCTCCACTTACCCATTTGGTGTGGATCCTGTGTGGCATGGCACTCGCAGTGAGCTGCCATTTCTAAACTCTTTGAAGATGAAAATGTCAATCCTTCTTGGAGTTGCCCAAATGAATCTTGGTATCATATTGAGTTACTTCAATGCTGTTTATTTTCGAAATGGCTTGAATATCTG GTTTCAATTCATTCCCCAAATGATATTTTTAAACAGCTTGTTTGGCTATTTATCACTCCTTATCATTGTGAAGTGGTGCACTGGTTCACAGGCTGATTTATACCATGTAATGATATATATGTTCTTGAGTCCAACGGACGAATTGGGAGAAAACCAGCTCTTTGCAGGACAAAAGATAGCTCAG CAAGTTCTGTTATTACTGGCCCTTGTTTCAGTACCATGGATGCTGCTTCCAAAGCCTTTACTTTTGAAGAAGCAACACCAAGAT AGGCACCAAGGACAGTCATACACACCACTTCAGATCACCGAGGAGTCTCTCCAAGTGGAGGTGAATCATGATTCCCATGGTCATGAAGAATTTGAATTCAGTGAAGTTTTTGTACATCAGTTGATACATACCATTGAGTTTGTGCTTGGAGCAGTCTCAAACACAGCATCTTACCTTCGTCTATGGGCCCTCAG TCTTGCCCATTCAGAACTGTCAAGTGTATTCTATGAGAAGGTTCTTCTCCTTGCTTGGGG GTTCAACAATGTAATTATCCTCATTGTCGgcatcatcatctttatttttgcAACTATTGGTGTGTTGCTGGTGATGGAAACTCTCAGTGCTTTCCTACACGCTTTGCGACTTCATTGGGTGGAATTCCAAAACAAGTTCTATGAGGGAGATGGTTATAAATTCtatcctttttcatttgcatTGCTCAGCGATGAAGATGATTGA
- the LOC110657018 gene encoding DNA replication licensing factor MCM4 gives MASDSSPAPFNNGPSSPDDSLSSPIGNTFSSPAADNSRRNRRRGRSTTPSAFATPPPPQSRFATSESTPTPQRSRSIPRQAAVSTPSSASEGLPSSEGGDDMDEATPTFVWGTNISVQDVKSAIHMFLKHFRDNNQSQGTEIFEEGKYMKAIHRVLEIEGEWLDVDAHDVFGYDSDLYTKMVRYPLEVLAIFDIVLMDIVSLINPLFEKHVQVRIYNLKTSTTMRSLNPSDIEKMVSLKGMIIRCSSIIPEIREAIFRCLVCGYFSDPIVVDRGRINEPTVCMKQECLARNSMTLVHNRCRFADKQIVRLQETPDEIPEGGTPHTVSLLMHDKLVDAGKPGDRVEVTGIYRAMCVRVGPTQRTVKSLFKTYIDCLHIKKTDKSRMLAEDPMEIDNGSRRMEEDVQFDEVKIHQLKELSRQPDIYDRLTKSLAPNIWELDDVKRGLLCQLFGGNALKLPSGASFRGDVNILLVGDPGTSKSQLLQYIHKLSPRGIYTSGRGSSAVGLTAYVSKDPETGETVLESGALVLSDRGICCIDEFDKMSENARSMLHEVMEQQTVSIAKAGIIASLNARTSVLACANPIGSRYNPRLSVIDNIHLPPTLLSRFDLIYLILDKADEQTDRHLAKHIVSLHFENPEIAQQDVLDIATLTAYVSYARKHIQPKLSDEAAEELTRGYVEMRRRGNFPGSTKKVITATPRQIESLIRLSEALARIRLSEWVEKHDVIEAFRLLEVAMQQSATDHSTGTIDMDLITTGVSASERMRRENLVSATRNIIMEKLQLGGPSVRLLELLDELKKQSSTSEVHLQDLRNAVATLAGEGFVVFHGDSVKRV, from the exons ATGGCCTCCGATTCCTCTCCAGCTCCCTTCAACAACG GACCTTCTTCTCCGGATGACTCCCTCTCCAGTCCCATCGGCAACACATTTTCTTCCCCCGCAGCTGACAACTCTCGCCGGAACAGACGCAGGGGTAGATCCACTACCCCTTCGGCGTTTGCTACCCCTCCTCCTCCCCAATCCCGCTTCGCCACTTCAGAATCAACCCCGACTCCTCAACGGAGCAGATCCATTCCTCGTCAAGCTGCCGTTTCAACCCCGTCTTCCGCTTCTGAGGGCCTACCCTCTTCCGAAGGAGGTGATGATATGGATGAGGCCACACCCACGTTCGTGTGGGGCACCAACATCAGTGTTCAGGATGTTAAGTCTGCTATCCATATGTTTCTGAAGCATTTTAGGGATAATAATCAAAGTCAAGGGACTGAGATATTTGAGGAAGGGAAGTACATGAAAGCGATACATAGAGTGCTGGAAATTGAAGGGGAGTGGCTTGATGTTGATGCGCATGATGTGTTTGGTTATGATTCTGATTTATATACGAAGATGGTTAGGTACCCACTTGAGGTTTTGGCCATTTTTGATATTGTTTTGATGGATATTGTGAGTTTGATTAATCCTTTGTTCGAGAAACATGTGCAAGTGAGGATTTATAATCTTAAGACTTCCACGACAATGAGAAGTCTCAACCCTTCTG ATATTGAGAAGATGGTGTCCCTCAAGGGAATGATAATTCGTTGCAGTTCTATAATACCAGAGATCAGGGAAGCAATTTTTAGATGCCTTGTGTGTGGGTACTTCTCTGATCCCATTGTTGTAGATAGAG GAAGAATAAATGAACCTACAGTATGCATGAAGCAGGAGTGCCTTGCTAGAAACTCTATGACATTGGTTCATAATCGGTGCAG GTTCGCTGATAAGCAGATCGTGAGGCTTCAGGAGACACCTGATGAGATCCCTGAAGGAGGAACGCCACACACAGTGAGCTTGTTGATGCATGACAAATTGGTGGATGCTGGAAAACCTGGTGACAGAGTTGAG GTCACTGGGATTTATAGAGCCATGTGTGTTAGAGTTGGGCCCACGCAAAGAACTGTAAAATCATTATTCAAG ACTTACATTGATTGTCTTCATATAAAGAAAACTGACAAGTCAAGAATGCTGGCAGAGGATCCTATGGAAATTGATAATGGCTCACGTAGAATGGAGGAAGATGTCCAATTTGATGAAGTGAAA ATACATCAATTAAAGGAGCTGTCAAGACAGCCTGATATTTATGACAGGCTAACAAAGTCATTGGCACCAAACATTTGGGAGCTGGATGATGTGAAGAGAGGTCTTCTCTGCCAG CTCTTTGGTGGGAATGCCCTGAAGCTGCCATCTGGTGCTAGCTTCCGTGGTGATGTCAATATCCTTCTAGTTGGTGATCCTGGAACTAGCAAGTCCCAGCTACTACAATACATACACAAATTATCTCCTCGTGGCATCTATACTAGTGGGAGAGGGAGCTCTGCTGTTGGCTTGACTGCATATGTTAGCAAAGATCCCGAGACAGGGGAAACG GTTCTGGAGAGTGGAGCACTTGTTCTGAGTGACAGGGGGATCTGCTGTATTGATGAATTTGACAAAATGTCTGAAAATGCAAGGAGCATGTTGCATGAG GTGATGGAACAGCAAACTGTTTCCATTGCCAAGGCTGGAATTATTGCTTCCCTTAATGCAAGAACATCAGTATTAGCCTGCGCAAATCCTATTGGCTCACGCTATAATCCTCGGTTGTCAGTGATTGACAACATACACCTTCCTCCTACCTTGTTATCCAG GTTTGACCTCATATACTTGATTCTTGACAAGGCTGATGAACAAACAGACAGGCATCTTGCCAAGCATATTGTTTCATTGCACTTTGAGAATCCTGAG ATTGCACAGCAGGATGTCTTAGACATTGCAACATTAACTGCATATGTGAGCTATGCTCGTAAGCATATTCAACCAAAGCTATCTGATGAAGCTGCTGAAGAGTTGACTCGAGGATATGTTGAGATGAGAAGAAGAGGAAATTTCCCTGGTAGCACAAAAAAG GTGATAACTGCGACACCTAGGCAGATAGAAAGTTTGATACGCCTAAGTGAAGCTCTGGCTCGGATTCGTTTATCGGAATGG GTCGAAAAGCATGATGTAATTGAGGCATTTCGACTTCTGGAGGTTGCAATGCAACAGTCAGCAACAGATCACTCCACTG GAACTATTGATATGGATCTCATCACAACTGGAGTTTCAGCAAGTGAAAGGATGAGAAGAGAGAATCTTGTATCAGCAACTCGAAACATAATTATGGAGAAGTTGCAACTTGGGGGACCTTCAGTGCGCTTGTTGGAG TTACTGGATGAGCTGAAGAAGCAGAGCTCTACCAGCGAAGTTCACCTTCAAGAC CTGAGAAATGCAGTTGCAACTCTTGCGGGGGAGGGATTTGTAGTTTTCCATGGTGACAGCGTAAAAAGGGTATAG